The following proteins are co-located in the Manihot esculenta cultivar AM560-2 chromosome 9, M.esculenta_v8, whole genome shotgun sequence genome:
- the LOC110621988 gene encoding exopolyphosphatase, protein MKKLFPSSLTAQPSPKTMSPSSSNLFASIDMGTNSFKMLIVQADPSGKFLTIDRHKNPVCLGRDSSTSISVESHLRALQCLQEFNQILKSNDISPHRIRCVATAAVREADNAIELRKAIHESTGLDVVVLSGEEEARFVYLGVLQFLPVFEKRVLVVDIGGGSTEFVIGERGNVILGVSLKLGHVGLTQKSLSSGNVLHMRKFVKLVIRESGLIEKVKDCGFEVVVGTSGTIRAIEKAVVYGYGQDLVDSNEVLFRNCNRDWKFSRGEFRSVVDRLCNEGVEERMRRDEFFKRRSEFIVAGAVLLEEIFEALGIEEMEVSGYALGEGVIAETLAKVFDGYGLNPSTRWLSVVRLATRYSGKKGIKSAAKCASIANEIFEGFRKWIEIADNQVKVNLHLTKKDLECLEAACLLHNIGIFTGKKGYHKRTYRIIMNDDYLHGYSAEEVKLIALLTRHHRKKFPGSDHSNLKEIPEEFKIKFRILCIIIRISVILQQNGCLNFQDVKVLHSYEGFELVFGQTGNKNALPLGEDIARELKKELAQFKIVFQQRLFEVQSCSLESSKS, encoded by the exons ATGAAAAAACTTTTTCCTTCTTCACTAACAGCACAACCGAGTCCAAAGACCATGTCTCCATCAAGTAGTAATCTTTTCGCCTCTATAGACATGGGCACCAACTCCTTCAAAATGCTAATAGTCCAAGCAGACCCATCTGGAAAATTCCTCACCATTGATCGCCACAAGAACCCTGTATGCCTCGGTCGCGACTCATCCACTTCTATCTCAGTGGAATCTCATCTTCGCGCTCTCCAGTGCCTCCAAGAATTTAATCAAATCCTCAAATCCAATGACATCTCTCCCCATCGGATCCGCTGCGTCGCCACTGCGGCAGTGCGCGAGGCGGATAACGCAATCGAGCTACGGAAGGCAATACATGAAAGTACCGGATTAGATGTCGTTGTTTTGTCTGGTGAAGAGGAAGCAAGGTTTGTATACCTGGGTGTACTTCAGTTTTTACCAGTTTTTGAGAAAAGAGTATTGGTTGTGGATATTGGAGGTGGATCTACTGAATTTGTCATAGGGGAGAGAGGGAATGTTATTTTGGGGGTCTCTTTGAAGTTGGGGCATGTGGGTTTGACTCAGAAGTCACTTAGTAGTGGTAATGTTTTGCACATGAGAAAGTTTGTTAAGTTAGTTATAAGAGAATCCGGGTTGATTGAGAAAGTTAAGGACTGTGGTTTTGAGGTGGTTGTTGGGACTTCAGGCACTATTAGAGCAATTGAGAAGGCTGTTGTTTATGGTTATGGGCAAGATTTGGTCGATAGTAATGAGGTTTTGTTCAGGAATTGCAATAGGGATTGGAAGTTCAGCAGAGGAGAATTCAGGAGTGTTGTTGATAGGTTGTGTAATGAAGGAGTGGAAGAGAGGATGAGGAGGGATGAGTTTTTCAAGAGAAGATCAGAGTTTATTGTTGCTGGTGCAGTGTTATTGGAGGAGATATTTGAGGCGCTTGGAATTGAAGAAATGGAGGTTTCTGGGTATGCATTGGGAGAGGGTGTTATTGCCGAAACTTTGGCTAAAGTATTTGATGGTTATGGTTTGAATCCTAGTACGAGGTGGCTTTCTGTTGTGAGGCTTGCGACAAGATATAGCGGCAAGAAGGGAATTAAATCTGCAGCAAAATGTGCTAGCATTGCCAAT GAGATTTTTGAGGGCTTCAGAAAATGGATAGAGATTGCTGACAATCAAGTTAAAGTTAATCTCCACTTGACTAAAAAGGATCTTGAATGTCTTGAAGCTGCCTGTTTACTTCACAATATAGGGATCTTCACTGGTAAAAAAGGTTATCATAAGCGGACTTATCGAATTATTATG AATGATGATTATCTTCATGGATATAGTGCTGAAGAGGTCAAG TTAATAGCACTACTTACAAGGCATCACAGGAAGAAATTCCCAGGGTCTGATCATTCCAATTTGAAGGAGATTCCTGAAGAG TTCAAGATTAAATTCAGAATTCTTTGCATCATTATACGGATATCGGTCATATTACAACAAAATGGTTGTTTGAACTTCCAAGATGTGAAAGTTTTGCATTCTTACGAAGGATTCGAACTG GTATTCGGGCAAACCGGCAATAAAAATGCTTTGCCTTTGGGGGAGGACATAGCGAGAGAGCTGAAAAAAGAATTAGCACAATTCAAAATT GTATTCCAGCAACGGTTGTTTGAGGTGCAGTCATGCAGTTTAGAATCGTCAAAGAGCTGA
- the LOC110622492 gene encoding ATP-dependent DNA helicase Q-like 1 — protein MGGHDLQFEKARFLSLALECGFDEQSAEKCLDRLISLYGDDGQDFVTVECCGDDFLAALAESMQDTEDWDDDLQVIESEACGALSNMFEKDDTSNCEADNNGNARRYINVIDHSPEPKKQQSWMELDSSSDGEDPDFCITKGKDSVSTTTSKRLSRSMDCKSTVTQGSVSSICNKKQRPMTQKDGPQILSYEELQALDDFELANVVIFGNLTFRPLQHQACKASVAKKDCFILMPTGGGKSLCYQLPATLKPGVTVVVSPLLSLIQDQIITLNLKFGIPATFLNSQQTASQAAAVLQELRKDKPSCKLLYVTPERIVGNSTFLEILKCLHRKDQLAGFVVDEAHCVSQWGHDFRPDYRGLGCLKQKFSDVPLAALTATATHSVREDILKALRIPNALILETSFDRPNLKYEVIGKTKESLKQLGQLLKDQFKNQSGIVYCLSKNECVEVSNFLNDKCKIKTVYYHAGMAARQRVEVQRKWHTGEVHIVCATIAFGMGIDKPDVRFVIHNTLSKSIESYYQESGRAGRDNLPAVCIALYQKKDFSRVVCMLRSGQGCKRENFKTAMAQAQKMKQYCELKTECRRKALLEHFGESFDRKDCKNGSNPCDNCFKTSV, from the exons ATGGGTGGCCATGATCTCCAATTCGAGAAAGCTCGATTCCTAAGCTTGGCTCTCGAATGCGGCTTTGACGAACAATCGGCCGAGAAATGCTTAGATcgtttgatttctctttacg GCGATGATGGCCAAGATTTTGTCACTGTGGAGTGCTGTGGTGATGACTTTCTTGCGGCACTTGCTGAATCAATGCAAGATACTGAGGATTGGGATGATGATTTGCAAGTCATAGAGTCAGAAGCTTGCGGAGCTTTAAGTAATATGTTTGAGAAAGATGATACTAGCAATTGTGAGGCTGATAATAATGGCAATGCGAGAAGATATATCAATGTTATAGACCATTCACCTGAACCTAAAAAGCAACAGAGTTGGATGGAATTGGATTCCTCTAGTGATGGTGAAGATCCAGACTTTTGTATCACAAAGGGAAAGGATTCTGTATCTACTACCACGAGTAAAAGGTTGTCTAGATCTATG GATTGTAAGAGTACCGTTACTCAAGGTTCAGTTTCATCAATTTGCAATAAAAAGCAACGCCCCATGACACAAAAAGATGGACCTCAAATTCTCAGTTATGAAGAATTGCAGGCTCTCGATGACTTTGAACTGGCAAATGTTGTTATATTTGGCAATTTGACATTTCGTCCACTGCAGCATCAGGCTTGTAAAGCATCTGTAGCAAAGAAAGATTGTTTTATTCTCATGCCTACTGGAGGTGGCAAAAGCCTATGTTACCAG CTTCCAGCAACTCTAAAGCCAGGTGTTACAGTGGTTGTGTCTCCCCTTCTTTCACTCATTCAGGATCAGATTATTACACTGAACCTCAAATTTGGAATACCAGCAACTTTTTTGAATTCCCAACAAACTGCTTCCCAAGCTGCAGCTGTCCTTCAAGAGCTAAG GAAAGACAAACCATCATGTAAGCTCTTATATGTGACTCCTGAAAGGATTGTTGGAAACTCTACATTTCTTGAAATACTAAAATGCCTGCATCGAAAG GATCAACTAGCGGGTTTTGTTGTTGATGAAGCACACTGTGTGAG CCAGTGGGGACATGATTTCCGTCCAGATTATAGGGGATTGGGGTGTCTTAAGCAGAAATTTTCAGATGTTCCACTGGCGGCTTTGACAGCCACTGCAACCCATTCAGTTCGTGAG GACATTTTAAAAGCTTTAAGAATTCCAAATGCTCTGATACTTGAGACAAGCTTTGATAGACCTAATTTAAAGTATGAAGTGATTGGGAAGACCAAGGAATCACTAAAGCAGCTTGGACAGCTTCTTAAAGATCAATTCAAGAATCAATCAGGAATAGTATACTGCCTTTCGAAAAATGAATGTGTTGaggtttcaaattttttaaatgacaaATGTAAGATTAAGACAGTATATTATCATGCTGGCATGGCTGCTCGCCAAAGAGTTGAAGTTCAGAGGAAATGGCATACGGGTGAAGTCCACATTGTATGTGCTACCATTGCTTTCGGGATGGGAATAGATAAACCAGATGTT CGCTTTGTTATCCACAATACATTGTCCAAATCGATTGAAAGCTACTATCAAGAATCTGGAAGGGCTGGAAGAGATAATCTCCCTGCTGTATGCATTGCTCTGTACCAGAAGAAGGACTTCAGTCGGGTTGTATGCATGTTAAGGAGTGGACAAGGATGTAAAAGGGAAAACTTCAAGACAGCAATGGCTCAAGCTCAGAAGATGAAACAGTACTGTGAACTTAAG ACTGAATGTCGAAGAAAAGCCTTGCTTGAACACTTTGGGGAGTCTTTTGACCGAAAAGACTGCAAAAATGGTTCTAATCCATGTGATAACTGTTTCAAGACTTCCGTATGA